The sequence AATTGAGGAGCATTTCACCACGGAAGacttcacataggaagctgccttatcttgaGTCTGACCGTGAGTCCAGctcgctcagtactgtctacactgactaacagaagctcttcagggtttcaggcgtaagtctctccccagtcctacctagagatgctggagactgaacctgggaccttctgcatagaaaaaaaactgaaacagtTGGATCCAGAGTGAAGTATGTGTAAAGGGGCTAGCAGAAGCTGACTTCCCAAGCCTTCCTGTTATCCATACCAGGTGATGACAGCAGGCCTGGCTTGCTATAAGACCACTCCCTGTTGCTAAGTTAGTGGGGCAGTATAGGAGCAGCTGCCCTATTATTAAGGACGTTGTTCCTGTTCTATGCAGAAAACCTAACAAGCAGGAATGTTTATTATACATTAGCATAGCaaaaagaaagggagagaacaaATTCTTATCAGTTTTTCATCTGCTGGGCTGAACCACCCTATACTTTTTTGCTGCATCATTAAGGAGACACAGAAGAACCACAAAAGAATAAAGCGCCAACCTTTGCTTCCTCCAGCATCTCTTCTGTTTCTTCTTGGGGATGGCTAATGAAGACATCTCCAATCTGGTAAGGTATCAGTAGTGAATCGTCATCAAGCATCATGAGGTCATCACATGCATCTTGCAAGTTCTGAAGCTGTTTCTGTGATAAAAAAATCAGTCACTCTCCCATCTGATTTAACTAACTAGTTGTTAAGGGCAGCAGGATGTACTGTATATTGGAACAAAACTACTGTAACTTCACACACATGGTTTTGGGTTCTAAATTGGCTGTAGCTATCTTGAAAAGAGCTCTTTGGGTCAGAGTTCAATGAAAGCATCAACTCCATGAGCCATAGaagtgaaaagggcaaattcagTGCTAGGAGCTACTGGGAAAGGGATTGAGAATACAATGTGGAGGTATCATGATGCCTTTATATCAACGTATATAGCTGCTGTAGCTGTGCACAGGAACATTACTGTATACAGTTATGGTCAATCCATTTTAAAAAGGGTATCATTGCACTAGGAAAGGCACAGAAGGCCACAGCAAAAATAAGTCAAAAGGGTTCAGCACATTTTCCTGCAAGGAAAGACTAAGAGTTTGGGCCTTTTTAGCATCCTAAATCAGGTTTTCTAGTTACAACCTACTCTTCCTTATCTGGATGCCAATTCTGAGCTGCATCAAAATTTACCCAACACAGCTGATGAAAAGGACACATGTGCTAACATTACCCTGGCGGTACGGGAATCACTGCAGCTTGGTCCTTCCTACTCTGTCAGTGGAATGTGAGAAGCCCACACTGTGGCTCCTCCCCACACCATTGTCAGTACTCCTGAGTTACTGCAGGCTTAGGGAAAACCCACAATGTAGACTCTTCCCATGTGATTTAGAGCTTGTCCCAGAACCTCAACGGTCCAGAAAAAAGTGGCAGTGCCACATCACTCCCACTTGGCAGAAGAACCTAAGTACCCAGCCTCACTGAGCACTGACAGCATGAACCTAAGCATGCTTTCTCAGAAGCATtaatatagaatcacagaatagtagatttggacaggacctataaggccatcaagtccaaccccccgctcaatgcaggaatccaagttaaaattAAACAGGGGTTTCTCAAAACATTCAAATGGGGAAAACGAAGGCTAATTTTAGCATGCCTGAATTGCTGTGTGCATAAATATATGTGCTTCCTAGTGAAAGTCACCCAGAAAATATTAATTACAACATTTGATTTTAGATTTGACTAGCATCCATTTTCAGTTGCCTAGTCTGATTTGTACTGCATTTATTCATTCAGCTAACAATGCTATGAAAACAATGCATTTCTAAAGAAATGGAAAAATATAATAGGAGAACATTTTCCACCTCACATCACTGGAAGTTCCTCCCAGTTAAATGGAACTTACACAcaagtaaagtgtgcataggattgcagacaaTGAAGAGAATCCTGCCCAGAGGCTTTATAGGGTACCTTTTTATCCTCTATTTCTTCTTTCAGTTCTGTAATTCTGCTGGTGTTTCTTGCAAACTTGTTGATTTTCTGTTGATCTTCAAAAGTTACATTGACATCTTCTACCGCCTGGAAAGGACCAACAGAAACAACAAGAGCTCAACACACATACTGCACAAGACAGTAATATGCTTTTCCCACCAAATTAGGGAACATAGCATGCTCACCATTGAAGCTTTAGACTAATTAGTCAGCATATCCACATTTCACTTGTTATTTTCCAAAATATTTCAAACCAGCCAGCTACTATAAACTCATTAGGGACAAGGCCATGAATGAAAGAGAAGCACAACATTACCAAGGGGCTTGGGGCAGTAGCATAGACAGCAGTAACCTAGGAAACACCTGAAATCACACAGGAACCAAAGGAGGTGTAGTggtgtcagtgtggtgtagtggtcagagtgctgggcTAGTACctgagagacctgggttcaaatccacacttctgtgaagttcactgggtgactttcaCCCAGTCACTGTTTATATACTCTTGTAACCCCTGGTCTAGAACTGTTGCATTGGTTGCTAGTTTGTTTCCAGGAACAAGTTAAGgagctcacactagtgtttaaagccctgaatgacttaagccccaaatatctgagaggctgcctccttccctacagagcaTCTTGGGTGTCAAGATCAGCAGAGaaagccttcttggtagttccaccatcctcagaagttTGAGGGACAGTGGCCCAGGAGACGACATTCTCTGTGGAATCTCCTaggttatggaattcccttcccacagaagtgtgtctggcaccttagctgtacagttttcagcaaatgctaaagacacaccccTTTACCCAGCTCTTTGGCAaatgagatgtatgttttcaggacccacactacccctgtgactgtaatttgttttaattgtttttaatactgaagtttaaactgctgtaacccgccctgagaccttctggtgaaggatgggtaataaatataataattctcagccaaacctacctcacagggttgttgtgtgtgagagagaaccatgtatactgtcttgagctccttggacaattggtgggagataaatgtagggttggatccagaataAATTAGTTGAACTTAGGTcttattgaaatcaatgtgaaaagttagTCTTGACTAGGTCcctttgattccaatggaatttactaacttaatctggatccaatccgtagtaaataaaataaataaaaagtcaatGTTTATAATGGGGGTGCATGTTTTTCTCCCACAGAATCTTTGAATAAATAGGTGTCCACTATATTCAATCAGTTCAATGCTGTCACTTGTGGAATCAGCAAAATGGATTTTATCACATTACGTGTATTAACtggcttaccaatgccagaaTGTCTGTGTTATCAAGCATTGTTCATTGGTCACACTTAATAAGGTAATTATTACCTTATACTtctctgcatttcattttcttctgaCCTCATTGACCTCATGTACCTGCATTCCAGGGTAACATTTCATGTTTCTTATGAAGTAGACTATACTTCACAAGAGCTGGTAACATAATAaatttgctagtctttaaggtgctacatgACTGTCGttctgcaaaaaagaccaatactcCAGTGTACTCTGGAAATCCTTTCATGTTTGCAAACCATGCACCAACCCTTCAGGAATTTCAGGcattcaaacttttttttttagggcAAACACCAGGTTGCTTACGCACTCCTACTTGGGAGTAATTCCTGTTACATTTAACAAGACTTGCTTCCCAGGAAAAATGCACAGGATCAGGCTGCAAATCTCACAATGGGAACTGGTTCTATTTAGAATCATACACCTGGAAAGGTCTATAAGgacatcgaatccaaccccctgctcaatgcaggaatccaacttaaagcataatcTACTTACTGTAGATTTAGCTAAAACATACACAGCACATACAACAACACTGACTATCTTCATAGGTACACGGGTGGATCATGAGGGGAACGGAGAGAGCAGTGCCTTACTGGCAAAGAGAGTGCTTCGCTCATCAGAACAAGGTTGGCATGACGTGGCAGCAAGGTCACGGAAGCTCCTGAACAACATCCCCACAGGTGCCTACACTCGTGCAGGCCACAACCAACCCAGAGCTCCCACACCCTCACTCCATCTCCATCCCGACAAGCTGCTGCCACTGGGAAGATACCACTACCTGTGCCAGAAGAAAAACTGCAGGATGATGGCTCAttagaataaaattaaaaaatgatcTATGGGGTAATATCTTCATTAGGACCAACAGAGCTACTCAGAAAGGTGTGCAttaaattaattgcatttatacctCATATTTCCTCAAAGGAGCAGTAGATTGCATACGTgggttctttctctcccccccccaacttttctGTTCACATCAAGTCTAGTGTGTCTGTGCATGAGAGAGATGTCATTCCTATACAGTGCCTTAGGGCCCCTTATTAAGAACCAAGAGGTGGGACAGAAACACTTTTTTTTACACACAAATAAATGAATCTCCCCAAAAGGCAAAACTGGCAATGTGATACAGTCACTGTTTTACCGGGGCCGTAAAAGGGAATATATATATCAACAAGGGCACTTCACCACTACACAACCACCACCCCTCTCCCCAAAATCACTaaggcagccttcgccaacctacctaggtctgatgggagtcgtagcccaaaacatctggaggtcaccaggttgccAAAGGCTGTACTGCATACAGCAACAAGGAATTTGAGACTGAATTATATGAATTCATACTCAGGgcagacccactgaaaacaatgaacTGTGCCAAGACTAACTGAAATCCATTGATTCCAGTGGATCGACTCCTGAGTATGACTTGGCCAGATTACAACTCTTACTGCATTACTCTCCAACCCGCCTTTCctgggagggtggtggtggctcaaGGCCGTGTAGCCGGACACCGGGGACGGAGTGGGGGGAGCTGCCAAAAGGTCTCCCCTCCAGGCcccgaccctgcttagcttcagcgagGCTAGAGCGTCACGTGCCTTCAGGCCAATGttgatacggggggggggggtaagagACAGGCTCCCCGACAACCCCGCCTCGTCTGGTTTCCCCCAACTACAATTAACAGGGAAACCAATATGGGGCCCAGAGGAAGAAGGAGAGAACCTTCATAACTATAGCAATAACCATAGCCGCCACTCCCGGCCTCATTCCCGTCCCGGCCTCGCTTCAGCCAGGCCACTCACCGCTTTCTTCATAGTGGCCGCCATCTTCGGGACTGAACTATTCCCTTTCCTCGACGGGGAGGATTTTCCACTCGCCTTGCCCACCCCCCAGCAGctcctctcttctcctcttcGACCTCTTGAGaatcaaataataatacataaagcGGTTCCGTGTTTTGTTtccggggggggagggaaattccACATGGCCGACTACGCCGCCACTAGCCCCCTTCGTCACCCCCGGCAGAGGACGTTGGTATGGTCCAGGTTAAACGAGCGAAACAACTCAGCGGAACGCCGTCGGCCGACGGAAATACAGTACAGGAAGCGCCCTGTCAAGTACACGTGCTGCGGTGGGTTGCAATGCGTAGCAGCGACCGGCAGGTGGCGGAGCGGACCAGGATATGAATTCGGTTTTAGCACAGGAATGGAGAGTGCGTGGaatgaccgttggccatgctctctggggctgatggggattgtCGTCTTATACTGTCTGGAGGGCCGCAGTTTTCCTGCCCGTTTTGCCAGCTGAGGTGACAAGGATGAAACAACCTCACTGGAATATACCTGCGTAGTTGATAATACGAATTGCAATAATAAtgctaatttcagtgggactaacttCTAAGTAAGTGTAATCCTCTGCTCGCTTCTCTGAGAATGAGCCCAACTGAAAATAGTGGGACTTGCACAGCATGGTTTCAGAGTCCTATAATACTTACCCAGTGTCTACTTCACAGCGCTCAGTTCTCTACGTGCATTAGAAAGGCTGtccagtctggtttaaagatgaaAAATCCCTAAGAAGGAAAAGCAGGAACGGCCTTGGAGTTGCCCATCCACAGTAGGAACACCTGGATAGCCCACTGAGCAGGCAAAGAGCCCGCCTGGTGACAGTCTTCCCCACTTTGGGCAAGTGTGTTGTCTTTCTATGAAAATCACAGCAAGTATTTCTAAATTGGCATCAACTgacataaattagcatatgcccattttatgcaaatttgtgccctCCCTTTTCTTCTGCTTTGGTGACCCGTGTCCTCTGTTTTCGGGATACGCAAGTGGCCATCCGATACTCAGCTGAGAGTAATTGaactcactgaactcagtagaaGTGTCTTACTCAGTATAATAGCATATGAATTGGTTTTAGATGGTGATGAGTGGTCCCCCAACCCTGCAACCTCGGTAAGggttttgttcttgttatgtgtcttcaagttgattacgacttatggcgaccctatgaatcattgacctccaagagcatctgtcatgaaccgccctgttcagatcttgtaaattcaggtctgtggcttcctttatggaatcaatccatctcttgtttggccttcctctttttctactcccttctgtttttcccagcattattgtcttttctagtgaatcatgtcttctcatgatgggtCCAAATATGATAatctccatttcatcattttagcttctagtgagagttctggtttaatttgttcatcacccaattatttgtctttttcgcagtcaatggtatgcacaaagctctccaacacacatttcaaatgagtttatttttctattatctgcttttttcactgtgcaactttcacatccatacctagagattggaaatacaatggtctgaatgatcctgactttagtgttcagtgatacatctttgcatttgaggaccttttctagttctctcatagctgccctccccagtactagccttcttctgttttcttgactgttgtctccattttggttaatgactgtgccaaggtattgataatcaatGTTCAATGttcttattgtcaactttaaagttacataaatcttctgttgtcgttactttagtcttcttgacgttcagctgtagtcctgcttttgtgctttcctctttaactttcaacagcattcgtttcaaatcatcactggtttcttctagtagtatggtatcatctgcatatcttaaattattgatatttctccctccaattttcatacatccgtcatcttggtctaatcccgttTTCCGTATGATGCGTTCTgcgtacaaattaaacaaatagggtgataaaatacacccctgtctcgcaccctttctgattgggaaccaatcggtatctccatattctgtccttacagtagcctcttgtccagagtataggttgcacataaggacaatcagatgctgtggcacccccatttcttttaaagcattccatagtttttcatgatctacacagtcaaaggctttgctgtaatctataaagcacagggtgattttcttctgaaattccttggtccgctccattatccaacgtatgtttgcgatatgatctctggtgcctcttccctttctaaatccagcttggacatctgccatttctcgctccatacatggtaagagccttttttgtagaatcttgagcattacattactttacttgcatgagatattaaggcaatagttcgataattactgcattctctgggatcccctttctttggaattgggatatatatggaatgcttccagtctgtgagccattgttttgttttccatatttctttgtcaaaatttggacagattcagtctcagtagcttgtagcaattctattggtatgccatctgttcctggtgatttgtttcttccaagtattttaagagcagcttttacctcacattctaaaatttctggttcttcatcatatggttcctctgtgaatgaatctgtcatccttgcacctcttttatagagttcttctgtgtattgcttccatcttccttttatttaatcttggtcagtcagtgtgttcccctgttgattattcaacatccctagtcatggtttaaatttccctttcatttccctaatctttgggaatagggctcttgttcttccctttttgtcgtcctcttccatttccatacaataactattgtaatagttctctttgtccctatgtactagtcgctgtattgttgcatttagggttctgaccgtgtttctattgccttttgcttttgctttccttctctctttaaccattttaagagtttctttagtcatccattgaggtcttctctctttttaactagaggtattgtctttttgcattcttccctgataatgtctctgacttcactgcatagttcttctggttctctgtcaactaggtttaaagcctcaaacctgttccttatttgatctttatgttcttctgggatgttatttaaattgtattttggcattatgattgctttgttggtcttctttagctttactctgattttcgatacaaccagttcatgatctgtaccgcagtctgctcctggtcttgtttttgtgaaaagtatggaaattctccatcttctgttaccaattatataatcaatttgattgctatattgaccatctggtgatgcccacttgtacagtcgtctttttggttgttcaaaaaatgtgtttgcaagaaacaaattattggcttcacagaattcactaagtctttctcctgcttcatttctgtctcctaagccccatttccccacaatttctagttcttctctgctcCCTACTTTGGCATTCCAATCCCCCtggattatcagcacatcttgttttggtgtgtgatcaatttcctcctgtacttctgtgtaaaatttctccaattcttcttctgtgtttgccattggagcgtagacttggatgctggtaatgttaataggtttcccatttattgtcattgatataactcgctcagaccttgcgttgtagctcctaattgcttttgctacatcacttctcactattaaagcaaccctgtttcttcttgatttctcatttcctgcataaaatattttgtagttgcctgactgaaaatgtcccattcccgtccattttaattcactcatgccaagtattgtaatgttgatatgttccatttcttgtttgacaatttctaactttctccggttcatgcttctcacattccatgttcctattgtgtgcgtcgtacaactctggactctttcgcatctgtgcgcatcagcctctgggcttcctttcggctgcgtcattagtcacagcactacacgtacttgtcctttattcttccccagtagctcagtgagtgtcggaaggcagagctggggtcccaatcccggggagctggatcccggagagttgggagaagagtattcggatggatggcagagggaagggggaggaacttcccccctttggagcgaagacgaaacagaggaactgccagtgataaggtcgcttagcaacggggagcctgagccctccctggacattctcacgcctccccctctttcaggctcagagcaagaggggaaagagggagggctgctcacagccgaaaagcggggaggcagtttaccatcagcccctcccctatcccccatcctggaattggaaacttcagaagaggagggggtgatgcttcccccctcaccgcgcacacgcagacagctgaaaagacaggagagaagggggggaaggcgggcagtacctgaggggcagttaaggaggagcgaaagattgcgcgcccatttggccccttcttaaagaacaggcgggaagaagtcccttgctctgtcaactttctcccaatgccgcaggacctgtatccctgtattgcttcatgagaaaacgcagtctttgtttggacattaccctaataaaacacgaattaactacagccgttggtctggttcctgagtcacatcctgggcctgacagtgagtgccttttgacctgggggtgttatcttccagcactatctcgtgttgtattttggatactctgttcatagagttttcatagtaagaggtattcaaaggtggtttaccattgccttcctctgagtttggatgcatcttagtctggtgtctcagctttgaccattccgcattgggtgcccctgctaggactctagcctcttggtctagactcctgatggctttgctttcagcttcttcaacactgtcaaaccccttcaccacattaaggtgtgcatcctaaagggggttggTAAGGGTAATATCGCTGTAATCCAGTCTCAACATTCACTTTGTTTTTCTATTCACCAGAGAgcaaaacaaaaggcaaacaGTAACATCTCACAATGGCAGCTGCAAGTCATATTCGGTCACCAGCATGTTTTTCTTTCATTAAAGCCTTGAGCTTTAATGGTGGGCGgttgggaggagagaggcaagcgGGGGAGCTCTGATGGAGCAGgatgtcatagaatcacagagttggaaggggccttgtaggccatcgagtccaaccccctgctcacagcaggaaatccacagctagagcatctcccgcagatagctgtccagcctctgcttgaagacatccagtgaaggggatcccaccacctccctaggcagtcggttccattgccaaactgctcttactgtcaagaagttccttctaatgtccaatctgaatctacgctcctgcaacttaaaaccattagacctagtcctaccctctggggcagcagagaacaaatctgtaccctcctctatgtgacagccctttaggtatttaaagagtgcaatcatgtcacccctcagccttctcttcatcagactgaacatgccaagttccttcaacctttcctcataagacttgttctccataccggctatcatccttgtcgccctcttctgaacccgctctaacttgtctatatctttcttaaaatgaggcgcccagaactgaacgcaatattccagatgaggcctgaccaatgcagaatatagtgggactattacttccctcgacctggaaactatagctctgtttatgcatcccaaaaccacgtttgccttttttgccacagcatcacactgctgggtcatgttcaacttgcgatccactacaattccaaggtccttctcacacgcactactgctaagccgggtatttcccatcctgtacctgtgcattttgtttttgtggcctaaatgcagaatcctgcatttgtctttattgaatgtcattttattaatttcagcccaattttctagtctatccaggtccctttggattttattcctgtcttccattgtgttagctatccctcccagtttcgtatcatccgcaaacttcataaggcttccctccaccccatcatctaagtcattgataaaaatgttgaagagtatcggccccaggacagaaccctgtggcactccactcgagacctccttccagtccgaagcagagccaccgacgaccactctttgagtacggtcttccaaccagttgtgaatctacctgacagtatttccatgtagtccatgTGGCGCTGGCTGCCCTGAGTGAGCACACAGCCTTGGCACAGTCTTTAGGGAGATGAAAGCATTGTCTAGCTGCAATGTTTCCATTCAATTGAACAGGGACAGGATATTAGCACCCTTCTGGCTTCACATGCATGTGTGGGCTACCT comes from Rhineura floridana isolate rRhiFlo1 chromosome 6, rRhiFlo1.hap2, whole genome shotgun sequence and encodes:
- the PFDN4 gene encoding prefoldin subunit 4 isoform X4, whose protein sequence is MAATMKKAAVEDVNVTFEDQQKINKFARNTSRITELKEEIEDKKKQLQNLQDACDDLMMLDDDSLLIPYQIGDVFISHPQEETEEMLEEAKKSLQEEIGALESRVESIQRVLSDLKVQLYAKFGNNINLEADDN
- the PFDN4 gene encoding prefoldin subunit 4 isoform X2 encodes the protein MHRNQQNSECLYPKCPRFVFSVNLSSIPLQHSFEAVEDVNVTFEDQQKINKFARNTSRITELKEEIEDKKKQLQNLQDACDDLMMLDDDSLLIPYQIGDVFISHPQEETEEMLEEAKKSLQEEIGALESRVESIQRVLSDLKVQLYAKFGNNINLEADDN
- the PFDN4 gene encoding prefoldin subunit 4 isoform X3 → MRPGVAAMVIAIVMKAVEDVNVTFEDQQKINKFARNTSRITELKEEIEDKKKQLQNLQDACDDLMMLDDDSLLIPYQIGDVFISHPQEETEEMLEEAKKSLQEEIGALESRVESIQRVLSDLKVQLYAKFGNNINLEADDN
- the PFDN4 gene encoding prefoldin subunit 4 isoform X1, which gives rise to MHRNQQNSECLYPKCPRFVFSVNLSSIPLQHSFEASAEAVEDVNVTFEDQQKINKFARNTSRITELKEEIEDKKKQLQNLQDACDDLMMLDDDSLLIPYQIGDVFISHPQEETEEMLEEAKKSLQEEIGALESRVESIQRVLSDLKVQLYAKFGNNINLEADDN